AAAATTCGAAACCCAAGTCTACATGCTGATACGAATGTGAAGAATATGTTTTGCGTCCTTTTGAAGCACTCAAGGGCTTGTTAAAATGCCCAGGATTTGTTCAAAGACTGTGTTGTTACTGGTTATAGCAATGTTGCTTTGTGCTGGatatgcgtgtatgtgtgtgtgctgtgtagtGTTAAACAGCTTCAGTTGCACATTAGATAGGGAGATTAGTTTTGAAAAACACAAAGTAATTTCATATTTTCAGAGACATTACCAAATGACAGATGCTTActgttgtattgttttttttaaaaataaatcttgaTACTCATGgaataaacttttatttttaacatctgacaacaaaaaggatttatttCCACTCTGCCTTCTAGAGGacatggaaaacaaaatatacacacacacacctaattGTAAGTCATGTATCTGGGCGTGGCGCTGAACTTGGCGTAGGACTTGATGACCTTGTTAACAGCCTCCAGGAAGTCCTTCTCAGTGGCGATCTTCCGGCGAGCTCTGATTGCAAACATACCGGCTTCAGTGCACACGCTGCGAATCTCGGCACCTGGCGAGAAGATCCAAATGTCAGTGGGTTTTCTTTAGTGTCAATTACATTTGAGTATTTTTACCTGTGCTGTTGGGACAGAGGCGAGCCAACAGCTCAAAGCGAATGTCTCTCTCCACACTCATGGAACGAGCATGAATCTTGAAGATATGCGTCCGACCctgaaaccccccaaaaaagtttatttttatgCCCTGACTGATCCTGATCCCACCACTATATTTTTTATGTGGGTGTTTGCTGCACCTCTAGATCAGGCAAGCTGAACTCAATCTTCCTATCTAGACGTCCTGGTCTCATCAGGGCCGGATCCAAAGTGTCAGGCCTGTTGGTGGCCATCAGCACTTTAATGTTTCCGCGCGGGTCGAAACCGTCCAGCTGGTTGATGAGCTCCAGCATGGTCCTCTGGACCTCGTTGTCTCCGCCAGCACCGTCGTCGAAACGTGCGCCTATTTGgttaaaaaatgacatttcatgaagaagaaaaaaaaaaaaaaactgccaacaTTAGAACTTGACCATGACCATACCTCCAATAGCATCTATTTCATCAAAAAAGATAAGGCATGCTTTCTTGGTCCTGGCCATCTCGAAAAGTTCTCTCACCATCCGGGCTCCCTAAAGAAAATAGAtttactatttttattgaagaaaaaaaaaaaaaaaacatttcacattattTGATTCAGTCTGAATGTTTTTACCTCTCCCACATACTTCTGCACCAGTTCCGAACCAATGACTCTGATGAAGCAGGCGTCTGTCCGATTGGCCACGGCACGGGCGCACAGGGTCTTACCGGTGCCGGGTGGTCCGAACAGAAGCACACCTTTCGGAGGCTCGATGCCCAAGTTGACGAACCGTTCGGGCTGGTGAGCGAAAACACAAATAGCTTTAATGTCAAATTATTAGCTACCAGTTAATATTTTACTTATAATGATGGGGCAAATCCTGATACTTATGGCGACCTCTTGTGGCTGTGCTAAAATCAGCATTAAGTAAACAACTCACATGGAGCAAGGGGGTCTCAACGACTTCCCTCAGCTTTTCAATCTGCTCCTTACAGCCACCGACATCACTGTAGGTAACGTCAGGTTTTTCCTCCACCTACATGACAACGTAACGTTACTTGTGTAAATTGGTAACCAATTAATTCGATTTTGGCTGGCGTGTTTGTACCTGCATCATGGTGACAGTCGGATCGATTTTAGGTGGCAGAGGGATATGGATCTGATACTTGTTTCTGTCAACACTGCGACAACAAACATGAAGTTGTCAGCGTCAGTGTTTAAAATCTTAATTGATCAGTAAGgtgaattgatttctttttttcttcttacccAACTCTCATGCCTTCCTCTATGTCAGTCGGGGCCACCTGATCACTCAGGTCCACCACAAACTTGGCAAACTGCTTGacattgatgatgtatttagGGTCCTCGGAGTCTGCGTTTATGATCTTTGTGCATCTGttgaaatcaaattaaaagGGTTCAAAATACATAGCTAGCAAAGTTCTTGCTAATGTGCAGCTTTAAATCCACATCAATTTTACAGAAAACGATTTGTAGATTTGAAAGGTTTTCACAGTATTTAGAAAAGCCAGAGCAAATAGTCATGATACTACATTTACCTTGCAACTTGCAGTGGTTGTTCACTTTGAAGGGTCTGCTTGTCAGCAGCCAGATCCCACAAAGCGGGTGATGCCAGCCCCGTGTCTGATTCTTTAATACCTGTCACAACCACAAAACAATTGATACAGTATGAACTTGTGATGGGAAaaggaagcttcaaatttgcttcatgaaccagtttaaCTTTGTACTTCTCTAGACAGCACTGTTGGTTTAAATAAGGGGTTTAAGAAATTGCAAGTCTGTATTTTTAGCTCAATGTTGaacaggagtaaaaaaaaaaaaaagaaaactggttcatgaagcaaatttgaattttcatttttcaatcaCTAATCTGTTTACATAAAAGCTTATAgtttattgattgaatatttattgatccccaggggtgggtgggaaaattcaggccccagcagtatccataccacagagtgggtatacaaaagacacacagatggcatgagcacaACTCAAtgggctctcataaggctgccacacaacggcgccacaaagaaagccagaaagtgctcaagataaaatccatcaaaacaaatcaaagctaaaagacaaaggaaaaaaagtaacagcggctaaccagcacccctcaatacaagagaacaccccaaaatagcctccacgggggccatcgacaggtgtaagggcagtccagtacaac
This is a stretch of genomic DNA from Syngnathus typhle isolate RoL2023-S1 ecotype Sweden linkage group LG21, RoL_Styp_1.0, whole genome shotgun sequence. It encodes these proteins:
- the psmc2 gene encoding 26S proteasome regulatory subunit 7, with product MPDYLGDDQRKTKEEDKDDSPIRSLDEGDIALLKTYGQSTYSRQIKQVEDDIQQLLKKINELTGIKESDTGLASPALWDLAADKQTLQSEQPLQVARCTKIINADSEDPKYIINVKQFAKFVVDLSDQVAPTDIEEGMRVGVDRNKYQIHIPLPPKIDPTVTMMQVEEKPDVTYSDVGGCKEQIEKLREVVETPLLHPERFVNLGIEPPKGVLLFGPPGTGKTLCARAVANRTDACFIRVIGSELVQKYVGEGARMVRELFEMARTKKACLIFFDEIDAIGGARFDDGAGGDNEVQRTMLELINQLDGFDPRGNIKVLMATNRPDTLDPALMRPGRLDRKIEFSLPDLEGRTHIFKIHARSMSVERDIRFELLARLCPNSTGAEIRSVCTEAGMFAIRARRKIATEKDFLEAVNKVIKSYAKFSATPRYMTYN